Proteins found in one Roseinatronobacter sp. S2 genomic segment:
- a CDS encoding virB8 family protein, with amino-acid sequence MRGFARGAPAIPDIGETVTEELIFGALRRERLWQVIALSATGFGAVMGLGMMLVAIKHEMPAPQLVPFDTATGAAVPWAEVRAISLHEERAVTDSMIFSYVRDRETFNQLDNDLRVRSVMQRSTGDAAASMRSLWSSANPNFPPERYGSARMDVEIISIAPLSGNRAQIRLRKRLRSNEGDQIGNFTVTLAYEFEPAEVREIAHVWANPFGFKVREYAITSDRFE; translated from the coding sequence ATGAGGGGGTTTGCGCGCGGCGCGCCAGCAATCCCCGATATCGGTGAGACGGTCACCGAAGAGCTGATCTTTGGCGCGCTGCGCCGCGAGCGGCTCTGGCAGGTGATAGCACTCAGCGCCACAGGCTTTGGTGCCGTGATGGGCCTTGGCATGATGCTGGTCGCCATCAAGCACGAGATGCCCGCGCCGCAACTGGTGCCCTTTGACACGGCAACCGGTGCCGCCGTGCCCTGGGCAGAGGTGCGCGCGATCTCGCTGCATGAAGAGCGCGCGGTCACCGATTCCATGATCTTTTCTTACGTGCGCGACCGCGAGACTTTTAATCAGCTCGACAATGATCTGCGCGTGCGTTCGGTCATGCAGCGGTCCACCGGTGATGCGGCGGCCAGTATGCGCAGCCTTTGGAGCAGTGCAAACCCTAATTTTCCGCCCGAGCGCTACGGGTCTGCCCGCATGGATGTCGAGATCATTTCGATCGCGCCCCTGTCGGGCAACCGCGCCCAGATCCGGCTGCGCAAGCGCCTGCGCTCGAATGAGGGCGACCAGATCGGGAATTTCACTGTGACGCTGGCCTATGAGTTCGAGCCCGCGGAGGTCCGCGAGATCGCCCATGTCTGGGCCAATCCCTTCGGCTTCAAGGTCCGCGAATACGCCATCACCTCTGATCGGTTCGAGTGA
- a CDS encoding type IV secretion system protein: protein MTARARTSRFAVAAVLGLALTALAPTPVLAQGVPTFDAQSLTNQIRQLQHMLNDLGIQTDQLDALLEQVNLLGDQLTQLQDIYGILTSQNPMSLLKGGDLDCLLQQDFESLTGAVSSLSQGDLMGALSGGCGDMAASVERVLTSTGLSPAIVQQLSQSDVTGERRLGQQASAAVVSSAAAQSAHERSNTSVRRIEIMVGEIGNTQGIKESVDHNTLVTAEIGIILLQMLELQAAQTMADGVAGVATAAQQAEEQAFSDLTMPPLRMQP, encoded by the coding sequence ATGACCGCACGCGCGCGAACCAGCCGTTTTGCTGTGGCAGCGGTGCTGGGTCTTGCCCTCACAGCCCTCGCGCCCACGCCTGTTCTCGCCCAAGGCGTGCCGACATTCGATGCCCAAAGCCTGACCAACCAGATCCGCCAGCTTCAGCATATGCTCAATGATCTCGGCATTCAGACCGACCAGCTCGACGCACTGCTGGAACAGGTCAACCTGCTTGGTGACCAGCTTACCCAGTTGCAGGACATCTACGGCATTCTGACCAGCCAGAACCCGATGTCGCTCCTGAAGGGCGGCGATCTTGATTGCCTGTTGCAGCAGGATTTTGAAAGCCTCACCGGCGCGGTCAGCAGCCTTTCGCAAGGCGATCTCATGGGGGCGCTCTCGGGGGGCTGCGGGGATATGGCAGCTTCCGTCGAACGGGTGCTGACCAGCACAGGCCTCTCACCTGCCATTGTCCAGCAGCTCTCGCAATCCGACGTCACGGGCGAACGCCGACTGGGCCAGCAAGCCTCGGCTGCGGTGGTTTCCTCTGCGGCGGCACAAAGCGCGCATGAGCGCTCGAACACGAGCGTGCGGCGCATCGAGATCATGGTGGGCGAGATCGGCAATACCCAAGGGATCAAGGAATCCGTCGATCACAACACGCTGGTCACGGCCGAGATTGGCATCATCCTGTTGCAGATGCTGGAACTGCAGGCCGCCCAGACCATGGCCGATGGCGTGGCGGGTGTTGCAACCGCCGCCCAGCAGGCCGAAGAACAGGCGTTTTCCGATCTGACCATGCCGCCCTTGCGGATGCAGCCATGA
- a CDS encoding lytic transglycosylase domain-containing protein: MRDRPSTRAALAHLVLIAGLGAGAASTALAQGVPAFDAARAVEQARQLAERLQDEALQIGKGDQRASIEEIKRQQLAQLEAIIESTTISAQSMSATIQSLEAGQGVESAATQVYPDIETSLPARQLFGDARQNVEEIIIQGARDTYHHPGVARAGLSPVQWRALLQALIWQESRFNPVAESHVGAYGLTQIMPGTASDLGINPAYRTDPLLQVQGGGRYLARRLDQLGGDIILALAAYNAGLGRVQQYGGVPPFAETQNYVQVIPRKYNEYLRLIGGEDALGTISAAHMANAELGLRGMAAIGYAELGHANIRRAAERLASIVTQVGQGKDWAEAQALNTYARAEIGRLLVLSMRMQAARARPLSAQQLMVIAQMADEKRFSDLTLEEF; this comes from the coding sequence ATGCGTGACAGGCCCTCCACGCGCGCAGCTCTCGCGCATCTTGTCCTCATTGCGGGCTTGGGCGCAGGGGCGGCCTCAACCGCTCTTGCGCAAGGCGTGCCGGCCTTTGACGCGGCCCGGGCAGTCGAACAGGCCCGCCAGCTTGCCGAGCGATTGCAGGATGAGGCGCTGCAGATCGGCAAGGGGGATCAGCGCGCCAGCATCGAGGAGATCAAGCGCCAGCAACTGGCGCAGCTCGAGGCGATCATCGAGAGCACCACGATCTCGGCGCAAAGCATGAGTGCTACGATCCAGAGCCTTGAGGCCGGACAGGGGGTAGAGAGTGCCGCGACCCAGGTCTATCCCGACATCGAGACCAGCTTGCCTGCGCGGCAGCTCTTTGGCGATGCGCGCCAGAACGTGGAAGAAATCATCATTCAAGGTGCCCGCGACACCTATCACCACCCCGGGGTGGCCCGCGCAGGGCTCTCGCCCGTGCAATGGCGCGCTCTCTTGCAGGCGCTGATCTGGCAGGAAAGCCGCTTCAATCCGGTCGCCGAATCCCATGTGGGCGCTTACGGGCTCACCCAGATCATGCCCGGCACAGCCAGTGATCTGGGCATCAACCCGGCCTACCGCACAGACCCGCTCTTGCAGGTACAAGGCGGCGGGCGCTATCTCGCGCGCCGCCTCGATCAGCTGGGAGGCGACATCATCCTGGCCCTTGCCGCCTATAATGCGGGGCTGGGGCGCGTGCAGCAATATGGCGGTGTGCCACCCTTCGCCGAGACGCAGAATTACGTCCAGGTGATCCCGCGCAAATACAATGAATACTTGCGCCTGATCGGAGGCGAGGACGCGCTTGGCACGATCTCGGCCGCGCATATGGCCAATGCGGAACTCGGCCTGCGCGGTATGGCCGCCATCGGCTATGCGGAACTCGGTCACGCCAATATCCGGCGCGCCGCCGAACGGCTGGCCTCGATCGTTACACAAGTGGGGCAGGGAAAGGATTGGGCCGAGGCCCAGGCGCTCAACACCTATGCCCGCGCCGAGATCGGGCGGCTCCTGGTCTTGTCGATGCGCATGCAGGCCGCGCGCGCCCGGCCTTTGAGTGCGCAGCAGCTGATGGTCATCGCCCAGATGGCCGATGAGAAACGTTTTTCTGATTTGACCCTTGAGGAGTTCTGA
- a CDS encoding type IV secretion system protein VirB3, whose product MCERSTLFLGLVRPPQMLGLPILYAVPWIFGSVLALIWSQSLWAFAFAAAAYPALWLAAQWDPAFVEVIRVVSEHTRPTKNRKIWNGDSYAP is encoded by the coding sequence ATGTGTGAGCGCTCCACCTTGTTTCTGGGTCTCGTGCGGCCCCCGCAAATGCTGGGCCTACCCATCCTCTATGCGGTGCCCTGGATTTTTGGGTCAGTGCTCGCACTTATCTGGTCACAGTCGCTCTGGGCTTTTGCCTTCGCGGCTGCCGCCTACCCGGCACTCTGGTTGGCTGCCCAATGGGACCCGGCCTTTGTCGAAGTCATTCGCGTGGTCTCGGAACACACGCGGCCCACAAAGAACCGCAAAATCTGGAACGGAGATTCCTATGCCCCGTGA
- a CDS encoding TrbC/VirB2 family protein, translated as MLAANPALAQSIDLNPVTSLLQGIIDTITGPLGIAIATLAVVGIGLSWFFGIIDFRQAMFVVIAIAIVASAATIVSSIWQT; from the coding sequence ATGCTGGCCGCCAACCCGGCCCTTGCGCAATCCATCGATCTCAACCCGGTCACCAGCCTCTTGCAAGGCATCATCGACACGATCACCGGCCCTCTGGGCATCGCGATTGCCACGCTGGCGGTGGTCGGTATTGGTCTTTCGTGGTTTTTCGGGATCATCGATTTCCGCCAAGCGATGTTTGTCGTGATTGCGATTGCCATTGTGGCCAGTGCCGCCACCATCGTCAGCTCCATCTGGCAAACATGA
- a CDS encoding lytic transglycosylase domain-containing protein, whose protein sequence is MILRFGDDGSFGPSQTTRSFAKHYSGGELIAPLREAALVPNTPERSHSDRTAAQAAPRARPEILTLIAETTARYAGHEALRSGGLSASEWALLFQSNIEIESAYNPNALSHAGAIGLGQLMPDTARSLGVDPHDIAQNLDGSARYLLMRLAQFGSPELALAAYNAGAGAVIRHDGIPPYPETIGHVRKVMAVFDRLQGETL, encoded by the coding sequence CTGATCCTGCGCTTTGGAGACGATGGCAGCTTTGGCCCGTCCCAGACCACGCGCAGCTTTGCCAAGCATTATTCAGGCGGTGAGCTGATCGCGCCCTTGCGCGAGGCCGCACTTGTGCCGAACACGCCCGAGAGGTCGCACTCTGATCGGACAGCTGCACAGGCTGCACCGCGCGCGCGCCCCGAAATCCTAACCCTGATTGCCGAGACCACCGCACGCTATGCAGGCCATGAGGCCTTGCGCTCGGGTGGCCTCAGTGCCTCCGAATGGGCGCTGCTGTTCCAGTCCAATATCGAGATCGAGAGCGCCTATAACCCCAATGCCCTCTCGCATGCAGGCGCGATCGGGCTGGGGCAGCTGATGCCCGACACGGCGCGTAGCCTTGGCGTCGATCCCCATGACATCGCCCAGAACCTCGACGGCTCTGCGCGCTATCTGCTGATGCGACTGGCGCAGTTCGGCAGCCCGGAGCTGGCACTCGCGGCCTACAATGCCGGCGCCGGCGCGGTGATCCGCCATGACGGCATTCCCCCTTACCCCGAGACCATTGGTCATGTCCGCAAGGTCATGGCTGTTTTTGACCGCCTCCAAGGAGAGACACTATGA
- a CDS encoding helix-turn-helix domain-containing protein, producing the protein MTTTPKPLKPSSASFRSYLEEVVRPLLTSHVSRAQVSVLIDLLGFLEQQRYDFSAGRAFQTRPLSNAALAERFSVTVRSIRRWLADLEALGLIAREYRKNPHHRYKNLLNRVRLKGFCNWFKRKLQATPDSPCPPKKKDFQDKSITPENIQDQKSAPPFPASGTITYDTFWADLARNHLPSGRSRPCMNRIAEKFRSNLARYAVSFDHPSVKSRWVNFCKAARPVA; encoded by the coding sequence ATGACCACGACCCCCAAGCCGCTCAAACCTTCATCTGCAAGTTTCCGCAGCTATCTCGAGGAGGTTGTGCGCCCACTGCTCACCTCCCATGTCAGCCGGGCGCAAGTCTCGGTCCTGATCGACCTTCTGGGGTTTCTCGAGCAGCAGCGCTATGATTTCTCGGCCGGGCGCGCGTTTCAGACGCGGCCCTTGTCGAACGCCGCATTGGCGGAGAGGTTCAGCGTCACCGTGCGCTCGATCCGGCGCTGGTTGGCCGATCTCGAAGCCCTCGGCCTCATCGCCCGCGAATACCGCAAAAATCCGCATCATCGTTACAAGAACCTGCTGAACCGTGTGCGGCTCAAAGGCTTCTGCAACTGGTTCAAGCGCAAGCTGCAAGCCACCCCGGACAGCCCCTGTCCGCCCAAGAAGAAAGATTTCCAAGATAAATCAATTACCCCTGAAAATATTCAAGATCAGAAGAGCGCCCCGCCATTTCCGGCCTCTGGCACCATCACCTATGACACCTTCTGGGCCGATCTGGCCCGCAACCACCTCCCCAGCGGGAGATCGCGGCCCTGCATGAACCGCATTGCCGAGAAATTCCGCAGCAATCTCGCCCGCTATGCAGTCAGTTTTGATCATCCATCCGTCAAAAGCCGATGGGTGAATTTCTGCAAGGCCGCGCGGCCGGTAGCGTGA
- the gdhA gene encoding NADP-specific glutamate dehydrogenase yields the protein MNNIDEKLQPIFAEVMRRNAGEPEFHQAVHEVMESLGRVVAKHPNYLEQALIERICEPERQIIFRIPWVDDHGNVQINRGFRVQFNSALGPYKGGMRFHPSVNLGIIKFLGFEQIFKNALTGLPIGGGKGGTDFDPKDKSDGEIMRFCQSLMIELHRHLGEQTDVPAGDIGVGGREIGYMFGQYKRLTNRYESGVFTGKAIAYGGSRARTEATGFGNTYFTKAMLETRQTDFDGKRVVVSGAGNVAIHTIEKVQSFGGMVIACSDSSGYITDEAGIDLALLQEVKTVRRKRISEYARLRGDGVHFVPAGKGSVWDLPCDVAMPSATQNELTGKDAKALVKNGVMAVSEGANMPCTPEAIRILREAGIMFGPGKAANAGGVATSALEMQQNASRDRWSFEQTEQRLAQIMKSIHDRCAETADEYGAPGDYVLGANIAGFVRVAEAMRMLGVI from the coding sequence ATGAACAACATCGACGAAAAGCTGCAACCTATCTTTGCCGAAGTCATGCGACGAAATGCCGGCGAGCCGGAATTTCACCAAGCCGTCCATGAGGTGATGGAAAGTCTTGGGCGCGTCGTAGCGAAGCACCCTAATTATCTTGAGCAAGCTCTCATCGAGCGCATCTGCGAACCCGAGCGCCAGATCATCTTCCGAATTCCATGGGTAGACGATCATGGCAATGTTCAAATCAATCGCGGGTTTCGCGTCCAATTCAACTCGGCCCTCGGCCCCTATAAGGGTGGGATGCGATTCCACCCGTCGGTCAACTTGGGGATCATCAAATTCCTGGGCTTCGAACAAATCTTCAAAAATGCGCTAACCGGGTTGCCAATCGGTGGCGGTAAAGGCGGTACGGATTTCGATCCCAAGGACAAATCCGATGGCGAAATCATGCGCTTCTGCCAATCGCTCATGATCGAACTGCACCGTCATCTGGGTGAGCAGACCGATGTTCCGGCCGGCGATATCGGTGTGGGCGGGCGCGAGATCGGGTACATGTTCGGGCAGTACAAGCGCCTGACAAACCGTTATGAATCAGGGGTATTTACCGGTAAAGCTATTGCCTACGGTGGATCACGCGCCAGGACCGAGGCAACGGGTTTCGGCAATACCTATTTCACCAAGGCGATGCTTGAAACGCGCCAGACTGATTTCGACGGTAAGCGCGTGGTTGTTTCTGGTGCAGGAAATGTTGCCATCCATACCATCGAAAAGGTGCAAAGCTTTGGAGGCATGGTCATCGCTTGTTCGGATTCCAGCGGCTACATTACAGATGAAGCCGGGATTGACCTTGCCCTGCTACAAGAGGTCAAGACAGTTCGCCGCAAGCGCATTTCAGAATATGCAAGGTTGCGTGGGGACGGGGTCCACTTTGTACCTGCTGGAAAAGGATCTGTCTGGGACCTGCCTTGTGACGTGGCGATGCCGTCTGCCACTCAGAACGAGCTTACGGGCAAAGATGCGAAGGCATTGGTTAAAAACGGCGTGATGGCGGTCAGCGAAGGCGCGAACATGCCCTGCACTCCTGAGGCAATCCGCATCCTGCGAGAGGCCGGCATTATGTTCGGGCCCGGTAAGGCCGCGAATGCGGGGGGTGTCGCAACCTCAGCATTGGAAATGCAGCAAAACGCAAGCCGTGATCGCTGGAGCTTTGAACAGACCGAACAGCGATTGGCACAGATCATGAAGAGCATCCACGATCGATGTGCTGAAACCGCCGATGAATATGGCGCTCCAGGAGACTACGTTTTGGGAGCAAACATCGCAGGTTTCGTACGAGTTGCCGAAGCGATGCGCATGCTTGGGGTGATCTGA
- a CDS encoding pseudouridine synthase, giving the protein MSNACTIRVDKLLSSMGYGTRKQIVQLARSGRIIFDQGEVLDATVRIPFSADLPRRLMVEGRPLDPLSGMVIMMNKPVGMTCSHKEAGALIYDILPTRWRRRTPAISTIGRLDKQTSGLLLLTDDGTLLHRISSPRSQVRKIYRARLARPLSGTEIALFASGTLTLKGEGTPLAPAVLEEISETDALITVTEGRYHQVRRMFAAAGNFVEELQRERLGDLCLPDDFAPGQWKLLSKKEIALVFQ; this is encoded by the coding sequence ATGTCCAACGCGTGCACCATTCGTGTCGACAAACTTCTGTCTTCGATGGGCTATGGCACACGCAAGCAGATCGTGCAGCTGGCACGATCTGGTAGAATTATCTTTGATCAGGGCGAGGTTCTTGACGCTACCGTGCGTATCCCATTCAGTGCTGATTTGCCGCGTCGCTTAATGGTCGAGGGCAGGCCCCTTGACCCGCTTTCCGGAATGGTCATTATGATGAATAAGCCTGTGGGCATGACCTGTTCGCATAAGGAGGCTGGCGCGCTTATCTATGACATATTGCCGACGCGCTGGCGGCGCCGGACGCCCGCAATTTCAACCATTGGACGCTTGGACAAACAAACGTCGGGCCTTTTACTGCTAACCGATGACGGTACCCTGCTGCACCGTATCAGCAGCCCTAGAAGCCAAGTCAGAAAAATCTACCGCGCAAGACTGGCCCGTCCACTCAGCGGGACAGAAATCGCGCTGTTCGCATCGGGCACACTTACTCTCAAGGGCGAAGGCACACCACTGGCCCCGGCGGTGCTAGAAGAAATCTCGGAAACAGACGCCTTGATTACAGTGACCGAAGGTCGATACCATCAGGTCCGCCGCATGTTTGCAGCCGCGGGGAACTTCGTCGAAGAGCTGCAGCGCGAACGTTTGGGCGATCTCTGTTTGCCCGACGACTTTGCCCCCGGTCAGTGGAAACTGCTCAGTAAGAAAGAGATCGCCCTCGTCTTTCAGTAA
- the rnk gene encoding nucleoside diphosphate kinase regulator has translation MAPQKLTNPQNRRLRNPKIIIDADDLAHLEALAEGALVRNADLANRLLEELGRAKVLPAAEMPANVVKIGNMVTYRDESSGQERTVMLVYPEDADIAQGKVSIMTPIGVALLGLTEGSSFHWDTRAAQRRTLTVTSVS, from the coding sequence ATGGCACCGCAAAAGCTTACCAACCCGCAGAATCGTCGGTTACGCAATCCGAAAATAATCATTGATGCGGATGATCTAGCCCACCTGGAAGCGTTGGCAGAAGGCGCGTTGGTGCGCAATGCCGACTTGGCCAACCGTTTGTTAGAAGAGCTAGGTCGAGCAAAGGTTCTGCCTGCGGCGGAAATGCCGGCAAATGTGGTCAAAATCGGAAATATGGTCACGTACCGAGATGAATCCTCTGGGCAGGAAAGAACTGTGATGCTGGTCTATCCGGAAGACGCAGATATCGCGCAAGGCAAGGTTTCCATCATGACGCCGATCGGCGTGGCGCTTCTTGGCTTGACCGAGGGCTCATCGTTCCATTGGGACACCCGCGCGGCACAGCGCAGAACGTTGACGGTCACATCAGTCTCATAA
- a CDS encoding IS5 family transposase yields the protein MKGAQSQAIGRSRGDITTKILALTDALGNLVDFRLLPGQAHDLRGVPALIDDLAADHLLADCAFDADWLRTTLAKRSITPVIPPKSNRRFPAEFDKKTYKWRHLIENYFGRLKENRGIAMRSCKTDQSFKAFISLAESIIQLR from the coding sequence ATGAAGGGGGCTCAGAGCCAGGCCATAGGCCGTTCGCGCGGTGACATAACGACCAAAATCCTGGCCCTGACCGACGCGCTTGGTAACCTTGTCGATTTCCGCCTGCTGCCGGGGCAAGCGCACGATCTACGAGGAGTGCCGGCATTGATCGACGACCTCGCTGCAGATCACCTGCTCGCTGATTGCGCCTTCGATGCCGATTGGCTGCGAACCACGCTGGCCAAACGGAGCATCACCCCGGTCATTCCACCAAAATCCAACCGACGCTTTCCTGCAGAGTTCGACAAGAAAACATACAAATGGCGGCATCTGATTGAAAACTATTTCGGAAGACTCAAGGAAAACAGAGGTATCGCTATGCGCTCGTGCAAGACCGACCAGAGCTTCAAGGCGTTCATCTCACTGGCAGAATCGATCATTCAACTCAGATGA
- a CDS encoding D-amino acid dehydrogenase → MKIAVLGSGVIGVTSAWYLAQAGFEVEVIDRQPSVAMETSFANAGEISPGYSSPWAAPGIPLKALKWMFMKHAPLIIQPRMDMAKLRWMTQMLSNCSSAAYAVNKARMVRLAEYSRDCLTELRTLTGICFDERQQGTLQLFRTQKQLDAAGKDIEVLRAGGVAFELLDVMGCLAAEPGLRGSQDRIVGGLRLPGDETGDCFKFTQVLARLASEQGVIFRHDTKITQLNVVEGRVASVSTTQGRITADAFVLALGSYSPALVAPLGIHLPVYPVKGYSVTLPIVDEARAPVSTVMDETYKIAITRLDRRIRVGGMAELAGFDLTLNNKRKHTLLHSVQDLFGGAGDAENAEFWTGLRPMTPDGTPVVGRSPVPNLFMNTGHGTLGWTMAAGSARILADIIAGRAAEIETTGLGFERYLGRTRRPQTTDGLRPALS, encoded by the coding sequence ATGAAGATCGCGGTTTTGGGTTCAGGCGTCATCGGAGTAACCTCGGCATGGTATCTGGCGCAGGCCGGATTTGAGGTCGAAGTGATTGACCGTCAGCCGAGCGTTGCGATGGAAACGTCTTTCGCCAATGCCGGCGAAATCAGTCCCGGATACTCTTCGCCCTGGGCTGCGCCCGGCATCCCCCTGAAGGCGCTTAAATGGATGTTCATGAAACACGCGCCCCTGATCATCCAGCCGAGGATGGACATGGCAAAGTTGCGATGGATGACACAAATGCTCAGCAACTGCTCCAGCGCAGCTTATGCTGTGAACAAAGCGCGTATGGTACGGCTGGCTGAATACTCCCGAGACTGCCTGACCGAGCTGCGAACTTTGACCGGGATCTGCTTTGACGAGCGGCAGCAGGGCACGCTGCAGCTGTTCCGAACCCAGAAACAGCTCGATGCCGCTGGCAAGGATATCGAGGTGCTGCGCGCAGGGGGCGTCGCTTTCGAACTCCTCGATGTGATGGGTTGCCTTGCCGCTGAGCCGGGCCTGCGCGGATCACAGGACCGGATAGTGGGCGGTTTGCGCCTGCCCGGTGACGAAACCGGTGATTGCTTCAAATTCACCCAGGTACTTGCAAGACTGGCCTCCGAACAAGGTGTCATTTTCCGACATGATACGAAGATTACGCAGCTGAACGTGGTCGAAGGTCGTGTGGCCTCGGTCAGCACGACGCAAGGCAGGATCACTGCGGATGCATTTGTGCTTGCTCTCGGCAGCTACTCACCCGCACTGGTTGCGCCGTTGGGTATCCACCTACCTGTCTATCCGGTGAAGGGTTATTCTGTCACGCTGCCCATCGTTGACGAGGCGCGCGCGCCCGTTTCAACGGTTATGGATGAAACCTACAAGATCGCCATCACCCGGCTGGATAGGCGCATCCGTGTTGGCGGCATGGCTGAGCTTGCAGGGTTCGATCTGACCCTAAACAATAAGAGGAAACACACATTACTGCATTCTGTCCAAGACTTGTTTGGTGGCGCCGGTGATGCAGAAAATGCCGAGTTCTGGACCGGCCTTCGCCCGATGACCCCGGATGGAACGCCTGTCGTGGGGCGCTCGCCAGTGCCTAACCTATTCATGAACACCGGCCACGGCACGCTTGGATGGACAATGGCAGCCGGCTCGGCGAGGATTCTGGCAGATATCATCGCAGGCCGAGCGGCTGAGATTGAGACCACTGGTCTAGGGTTCGAGCGATATCTAGGGCGGACTCGCCGTCCGCAAACCACCGACGGGCTGCGCCCAGCCTTGAGCTGA
- the rnk gene encoding nucleoside diphosphate kinase regulator, which translates to MKPASTPQVRLPKILLDKTVASRLEAMTSTLMRRSPELAERLTEEIARAKLIAPEKLRENVVTIGSEVTYRDMATDRVRTVTLVFPEDADMEQNRISVLTPAGLALLGFSEGAVIQWHMRAHEPRELEIIKVSLA; encoded by the coding sequence ATGAAACCTGCATCAACACCACAAGTGCGTTTACCAAAAATTCTCCTGGATAAAACTGTAGCAAGCCGCCTCGAAGCAATGACGTCTACTTTGATGAGGCGATCCCCTGAATTGGCGGAGCGGTTAACAGAAGAAATAGCGCGCGCGAAGCTTATCGCTCCAGAGAAGCTCCGCGAGAATGTCGTAACAATTGGTAGTGAGGTCACCTATCGTGATATGGCCACTGATCGAGTTCGTACGGTAACATTAGTCTTTCCCGAAGACGCTGATATGGAACAAAATCGAATATCAGTTCTAACGCCTGCAGGCTTAGCGCTCTTGGGGTTTAGTGAGGGAGCAGTAATCCAATGGCACATGAGAGCGCATGAACCACGCGAATTGGAAATTATAAAAGTTTCTCTTGCGTAG
- the rnk gene encoding nucleoside diphosphate kinase regulator has translation MSRSLRRERVVIDATLIERLDSLAGVAVARFPGVAYPLVNKLTSAKLVSPARMPADVVTIGSELSYRDMVTGRDQQVTLTWPERADIDRGIVSVLTPIGVALLGLSVGNACRWTTRSGEARTLTVLEIVPESITRAKALAAIYASTPSTVLAAVKKEIINAPPIHPCCLSEM, from the coding sequence ATGTCACGTTCCCTTCGCCGCGAGCGCGTGGTTATTGATGCAACCCTTATAGAGCGCCTGGACTCGCTTGCTGGTGTTGCTGTCGCACGATTTCCAGGTGTGGCCTATCCACTGGTCAACAAACTGACATCAGCCAAGCTGGTTTCACCCGCGCGTATGCCTGCAGACGTCGTCACCATCGGTAGCGAGTTGAGTTACCGTGACATGGTCACTGGACGCGACCAGCAGGTCACCCTCACCTGGCCGGAGCGCGCCGATATAGATCGCGGTATTGTGTCGGTCCTGACGCCAATTGGCGTGGCACTTCTGGGTCTCTCGGTGGGCAATGCGTGCCGCTGGACGACCAGATCTGGTGAGGCCCGCACATTGACTGTGCTCGAAATAGTGCCTGAAAGCATCACTAGGGCGAAGGCTTTAGCCGCAATTTACGCATCAACCCCGTCAACCGTATTAGCTGCAGTTAAGAAGGAAATAATCAATGCACCGCCGATTCATCCCTGCTGTTTGTCAGAGATGTGA